A region of Deinococcus rubellus DNA encodes the following proteins:
- a CDS encoding CAP domain-containing protein yields the protein MNALKRTCLLATAALLLNACGSQNLTLPSSGDLPGKHDAAPAPAPITSAPATPDPNLDTTSLPTSLSLHVGESRQLTPTMGGQVPASGRLTWQSSDVGIVSVTESGVLSAHKAGQVRVQITDTAHPERSLALSVEVQADPSPPASVNLPAPAPTQAPAPIPAPTPTPIPTPVPIPTPLPTPTPMPVPTPQPVASSGFAAEVLRLTNQARAQGGSCGGVAYAPAPALSWNALLATSAQAHAADMAARNFFDHTNPDGRTFDQRITAAGYLWRSLAENIAAGQQTPAEVVASWIASTGHCKNILNASLKELGVGYAEGGTYGKYWVQDFGTPR from the coding sequence GTGAACGCTTTAAAACGGACCTGTCTACTGGCAACGGCAGCACTCCTGCTGAACGCCTGCGGATCACAGAATCTCACGCTGCCCAGTTCCGGTGACCTGCCGGGCAAGCACGACGCGGCCCCAGCGCCCGCACCCATTACCTCAGCGCCCGCCACTCCTGACCCAAACCTCGACACCACCAGCCTGCCCACGTCGCTGAGCCTGCACGTGGGCGAGAGCCGCCAGCTGACGCCCACGATGGGCGGCCAGGTGCCAGCCTCAGGCCGCCTGACGTGGCAGAGCAGCGACGTGGGCATCGTTTCGGTGACGGAAAGCGGCGTACTGAGCGCCCACAAGGCGGGCCAGGTCCGTGTGCAGATCACCGACACGGCCCACCCGGAGCGGAGCCTTGCCCTGAGTGTGGAGGTTCAGGCCGACCCGTCGCCCCCCGCTTCCGTAAACCTGCCTGCGCCCGCACCTACACAAGCCCCAGCTCCCATCCCCGCACCGACTCCTACACCTATTCCAACGCCTGTGCCCATACCGACACCGCTACCAACCCCAACACCTATGCCCGTTCCCACCCCCCAGCCCGTCGCCAGCAGCGGCTTCGCGGCGGAGGTACTGCGGCTTACCAACCAGGCGCGCGCCCAGGGCGGCAGTTGCGGCGGCGTGGCCTACGCCCCGGCCCCGGCGCTGAGCTGGAACGCGCTGCTGGCGACCTCGGCCCAGGCCCACGCCGCCGACATGGCCGCCAGGAACTTTTTCGATCACACCAACCCTGATGGGCGCACCTTCGATCAGCGCATCACGGCAGCAGGCTATCTCTGGCGCTCTCTGGCCGAGAACATCGCCGCCGGGCAGCAGACACCCGCCGAGGTCGTCGCCAGCTGGATTGCCAGCACCGGCCACTGCAAGAACATCCTCAACGCCTCGCTCAAGGA
- a CDS encoding PSP1 domain-containing protein: MLTEEVHVVGDRVVVQGKRGPEVATVRGEAEPEGSGRYGMILRAAGPADLADWQRLEKEGEDLKWLLRARARDRKLPVKVVAVEFTLDGALVTVSYSAEERLELGPLIQDMRDQTRARVNFVAIGPREQAQIIGALGACGRENCSSNHLQEFAPVSIRMARDQQLPLNPEKLSGPCGRLLCCLQYEHTQYVELLKELPRKNARVCHTESGACGKVVKLHPLTASVDVLGEAGAGYMQGVPVSALRPAKDAAQGSQSGSSND, encoded by the coding sequence ATGCTCACCGAAGAAGTTCATGTGGTGGGCGACCGGGTGGTGGTGCAGGGCAAACGCGGCCCCGAGGTCGCGACCGTGCGCGGCGAGGCCGAACCGGAAGGCAGCGGGCGCTACGGCATGATCCTGCGCGCCGCTGGCCCAGCAGACCTGGCCGACTGGCAGCGGCTGGAAAAAGAGGGCGAGGACCTCAAGTGGTTGCTGCGCGCCCGCGCCCGTGACCGCAAGCTGCCGGTCAAGGTGGTGGCCGTCGAATTTACCCTCGACGGCGCGCTGGTGACGGTCAGTTACAGCGCCGAGGAGCGGCTCGAACTCGGCCCGCTGATTCAGGACATGCGCGATCAGACCCGCGCCAGGGTCAACTTCGTCGCCATCGGCCCACGCGAGCAGGCCCAGATCATCGGCGCGCTGGGGGCCTGCGGGCGCGAGAACTGCTCATCTAACCATCTTCAGGAATTCGCCCCGGTCAGCATCCGCATGGCCCGCGACCAGCAGTTGCCGCTCAATCCCGAAAAACTCAGCGGGCCGTGTGGCCGCCTGCTGTGCTGCCTCCAGTACGAACACACCCAGTATGTCGAACTGCTCAAGGAGTTGCCGCGCAAGAATGCCCGCGTGTGCCACACCGAGTCGGGGGCCTGCGGCAAGGTGGTCAAGCTTCATCCGCTGACGGCCAGCGTGGACGTGCTGGGTGAGGCGGGCGCAGGCTATATGCAGGGCGTGCCGGTGTCGGCCCTGAGACCTGCCAAGGACGCAGCGCAGGGCAGCCAATCGGGGAGCAGCAACGACTGA
- the kynA gene encoding tryptophan 2,3-dioxygenase — MPDANPDQPDPANPDSPERAYSDFTRSLNYGDYLRIDTLMSAHQPVTQAHDEHLFIAVHHVSEVWLNLIVQELRAAMTLLSAGVTDTPLKMLSRVVRAQEQMTNAWEVLKTMTPADYLQFRSAFGRASGFQSAQYRMMEFLLGNRNAMLLRPHQHRPDLYGPLEAVLNAPSLYDLALRLLSERGLDIPPSVLERDFAQPYIQDEAVLAAWLTVYRDPERYWDVYELAEKLIDVEDNFRRWRFNHLTTVERTIGFKTGSGGTSGAGYLRKALDTVLFPELWQVRTEL; from the coding sequence ATGCCCGATGCAAACCCTGACCAACCCGACCCCGCCAACCCCGACTCGCCCGAACGCGCCTACAGCGACTTTACCCGCAGCCTGAATTACGGTGATTACCTGCGAATCGACACCCTGATGAGCGCCCACCAGCCGGTGACGCAGGCGCACGACGAGCACCTGTTTATCGCGGTGCATCACGTCTCGGAAGTCTGGCTCAACCTGATCGTGCAGGAGTTGCGGGCGGCCATGACGCTGCTCTCTGCTGGCGTGACCGACACGCCGCTGAAGATGCTCAGCCGGGTGGTGCGGGCCCAGGAGCAGATGACCAACGCCTGGGAAGTTCTCAAAACCATGACGCCCGCCGATTACCTGCAGTTTCGCAGCGCGTTCGGGCGGGCGTCGGGTTTTCAGTCGGCCCAGTACCGGATGATGGAATTTTTGCTGGGCAACCGCAACGCCATGCTGCTGCGCCCGCACCAGCACCGCCCCGACTTGTACGGTCCGCTGGAAGCTGTCCTGAACGCGCCGAGCTTGTATGATCTGGCCCTGCGCCTGCTCTCGGAGCGTGGGCTGGACATTCCGCCGAGCGTGCTGGAGCGCGACTTTGCCCAGCCTTACATTCAAGATGAAGCGGTGCTGGCTGCCTGGCTGACCGTTTACCGCGACCCTGAGCGTTACTGGGACGTGTATGAACTGGCTGAGAAGCTGATTGACGTGGAAGACAACTTCCGGCGCTGGCGATTTAACCACCTGACCACCGTGGAGCGCACCATCGGCTTCAAGACCGGCAGCGGCGGCACCAGCGGTGCGGGTTACCTGAGAAAAGCGCTGGATACGGTGCTGTTTCCTGAGCTGTGGCAGGTGCGAACGGAGCTGTAG
- a CDS encoding dihydroorotase: protein MTQYNTLTITNIRRPTSDTSESLTIENGLIKGWNLPEEGQTLDGNGATIVPAFIEPHAHLREPGQEQKEDLASGLAAAAAGGYGTVVSMPNTAPVVDDPAIVRALIDKAAALGFARLRPAAALTRGQDGEQLAELALLAEAGAAVFTDDGRTNENARTLRLGLEYAHSLGKVVSVHAEDAGLRAGGVMNEGPVSEALGLPGNPAAAEAARIARDIEICRMTGGRLHIQHLSTARALELVKAAKTQGVNITCEVCPHHLLLTDEALRSFDAVYKVAPPLRTQSDAQALLAGLKDGSVDCLATDHAPHTRAEKELDLLQAPSGIAYIEIAFPLLWTNFGAELGLSKIVELLTVDVARVLGWPVPSLEAGQPADFTLLDLNTVRPVDPATFKSKAKFNPWVGQDLRGWPMLTVVGGQVAFERA from the coding sequence ATGACCCAGTACAACACCCTCACCATCACCAACATCCGCCGCCCAACCTCCGACACATCTGAAAGCCTGACCATAGAAAACGGCCTGATTAAAGGTTGGAACTTACCAGAAGAAGGTCAAACCCTGGACGGCAACGGCGCGACCATCGTGCCCGCCTTCATCGAGCCCCACGCCCACCTGCGCGAGCCGGGGCAGGAGCAGAAAGAAGACCTCGCTTCGGGCCTGGCAGCGGCGGCGGCGGGCGGTTACGGCACGGTGGTGTCTATGCCCAACACCGCGCCCGTGGTGGACGACCCCGCCATCGTCCGCGCCCTGATCGACAAGGCCGCCGCGCTCGGTTTTGCCCGCCTGCGCCCCGCCGCCGCCCTGACGCGGGGGCAAGACGGCGAGCAACTGGCCGAACTCGCGCTGCTGGCCGAAGCCGGAGCCGCCGTGTTCACCGACGATGGACGCACCAACGAGAACGCCCGCACGCTGCGGCTGGGGCTGGAATACGCGCACTCGCTGGGCAAGGTAGTCAGCGTGCACGCCGAGGACGCGGGCCTGCGGGCGGGCGGCGTCATGAACGAGGGGCCAGTCAGCGAGGCGCTGGGGCTGCCCGGCAATCCGGCAGCGGCGGAAGCGGCCCGCATCGCCCGCGACATCGAAATCTGCCGCATGACCGGTGGGCGGCTGCACATCCAGCACCTCTCCACCGCCCGCGCCCTGGAGCTGGTCAAGGCCGCCAAAACGCAGGGCGTCAACATCACCTGCGAGGTTTGCCCCCACCACCTGCTGCTCACCGACGAGGCGCTGCGGAGCTTTGACGCGGTCTACAAAGTCGCGCCGCCGCTGCGAACCCAGAGCGACGCCCAGGCTTTGCTGGCGGGTCTCAAAGACGGCAGTGTGGACTGCCTCGCCACCGACCACGCCCCGCACACCCGCGCCGAGAAGGAACTCGATTTGCTGCAAGCACCGTCGGGCATCGCCTACATCGAGATTGCCTTTCCGCTGCTGTGGACGAACTTTGGGGCCGAACTGGGCCTGTCAAAAATCGTGGAGCTGTTGACTGTGGACGTGGCTCGCGTGCTGGGCTGGCCCGTACCGAGCCTGGAAGCTGGGCAACCTGCCGACTTCACCCTGCTTGATCTGAACACCGTGCGCCCGGTTGACCCCGCCACTTTCAAGAGCAAAGCCAAATTCAACCCCTGGGTGGGACAGGACTTGAGAGGCTGGCCGATGCTGACAGTGGTGGGTGGTCAGGTGGCGTTCGAGCGGGCCTGA
- a CDS encoding aspartate carbamoyltransferase catalytic subunit — MTAAALQPAARRPRHLLDFQDWSVERLTALLDNADTMMQVLDRPVKKVPALQGLTVCTVFFENSTRTRISFELAARRMSADVVSFAAGASSVSKGESIRDTIEVLTAYKVDAFVVRHQAAGAAHLVARYSGKPVINAGDGRRAHPTQALLDAYTIRREFGTLEGKTVAIIGDVRHSRVARSNAELLPKLGAKVILCGPATLLPRELAAEGVTLTTDPREAVRNADAVMALRLQQERMDAGYVGSLQDYARVYQVNEELLAFAPNEAVVLHPGPMNRDVEISSDTADGPRSRILAQVENGQAVRMSTLYHLLVGRA; from the coding sequence ATGACCGCTGCCGCCCTTCAGCCAGCAGCCCGCAGGCCCAGACATCTGCTGGACTTTCAGGACTGGAGCGTAGAGCGCCTCACTGCCCTGCTGGACAACGCCGACACCATGATGCAGGTGCTGGACCGACCCGTGAAGAAGGTTCCAGCGCTGCAAGGCCTGACCGTCTGCACCGTCTTCTTCGAGAATTCCACCCGCACCCGCATCAGCTTTGAGCTGGCGGCCAGGCGGATGAGCGCCGACGTGGTGAGTTTCGCGGCGGGCGCGAGCAGCGTGAGCAAGGGCGAGAGCATCCGCGACACCATCGAGGTGCTGACCGCCTACAAGGTGGACGCCTTCGTGGTGCGCCATCAGGCGGCGGGGGCAGCGCATCTGGTGGCCCGCTACAGCGGCAAGCCGGTCATCAACGCGGGCGACGGGCGGCGGGCGCACCCCACCCAGGCCCTCCTGGACGCCTACACCATCCGGCGCGAGTTCGGCACGCTGGAAGGCAAGACGGTGGCGATTATCGGTGACGTGCGTCACTCGCGGGTGGCCCGCAGCAACGCCGAACTCTTGCCCAAGCTGGGCGCGAAGGTCATTCTGTGCGGCCCCGCCACCCTGCTGCCGCGCGAACTGGCTGCCGAGGGCGTCACGCTGACCACCGACCCCCGCGAGGCCGTCAGGAATGCCGACGCGGTGATGGCGCTGCGGCTCCAGCAAGAGCGCATGGACGCCGGGTACGTGGGCAGCTTGCAGGACTACGCGCGGGTGTATCAGGTCAACGAGGAGTTGCTGGCCTTCGCGCCGAATGAAGCGGTAGTGCTGCATCCGGGACCGATGAACCGGGACGTGGAGATCAGCTCCGACACCGCCGATGGCCCGCGCAGCCGCATTCTGGCGCAGGTGGAAAATGGGCAGGCAGTGCGGATGAGCACGCTGTATCACTTGCTGGTGGGGCGGGCGTGA
- the pyrR gene encoding bifunctional pyr operon transcriptional regulator/uracil phosphoribosyltransferase PyrR, translated as MKASILSADEMRRALTRIAHEILERNKGAENLALIGIHTRGIPIAARLAAKLQELEGVAVPLGRLDITLYRDDLSEIAKQPIIRETEVPFDLARRRVVLVDDVLYTGRTVRAALDALIDLGRPEGIQLAVLVDRGHRELPIRADYVGKNLPTAKSEMVKVKLTETDGVDGVELWDLDELKAEQ; from the coding sequence ATGAAAGCCTCCATCCTCAGTGCCGACGAGATGCGCCGGGCGCTCACCCGCATCGCGCACGAGATTCTGGAGCGAAACAAGGGAGCCGAGAACCTGGCGCTGATTGGCATTCACACGCGGGGCATTCCGATTGCTGCCCGCCTCGCTGCCAAGTTGCAGGAACTCGAAGGCGTGGCCGTACCGCTGGGCCGCCTGGACATCACCCTCTACCGCGACGACCTCAGCGAGATTGCCAAGCAGCCGATCATCCGCGAAACCGAAGTGCCGTTTGATCTGGCCCGACGCCGCGTGGTCCTGGTGGACGACGTGCTGTACACCGGGCGCACCGTCCGGGCCGCACTGGACGCTTTGATTGACCTGGGCCGCCCTGAAGGCATTCAACTCGCCGTGCTGGTGGACCGGGGCCACCGCGAATTGCCGATCCGGGCCGACTACGTGGGCAAGAACCTGCCGACAGCCAAGAGCGAGATGGTCAAGGTGAAACTGACCGAGACCGACGGTGTGGACGGCGTGGAACTGTGGGACCTGGACGAATTGAAGGCGGAACAATGA